In Torulaspora globosa chromosome 1, complete sequence, a genomic segment contains:
- the ATP23 gene encoding putative metalloprotease (ancestral locus Anc_6.318): MADSVVPPPPREELSKPDPPSDPTSVKGFHWWRRTFQYKTGLGLTPEEKKQYENDYRFVLQRQQCKQCYDYRDWILKYSPTVRFMAQQISKLNARSNGDVLTFDESKIICDVCPDWKSGGFHPELGILLCQNRIRDKWHLEDTLAHEMIHYFDNMKWQVDWLNLRHHACSEIRASSLSGECRFSQEFARRGFGFEISRGHQECVKRRATISVMGNPNCKNEEHAKAVVEEVWDSCFNDTRPFEEIYR, from the coding sequence ATGGCCGATTCGGTAGTTCCTCCACCTCCTCGGGAAGAATTGAGCAAACCGGACCCTCCTAGCGATCCCACATCTGTCAAAGGCTTCCACTGGTGGAGGCGTACATTCCAGTATAAGACGGGCCTAGGGCTTACCccagaggagaagaagcagtaTGAAAACGACTATCGATTTGTGTTGCAACGCCAGCAATGCAAACAATGCTACGACTACAGAGACTGGATATTGAAATATTCGCCGACCGTAAGGTTTATGGCTCAGCAAATATCGAAGCTGAACGCTAGGAGCAATGGTGATGTGCTAACCTTTGATGAATCCAAGATAATCTGTGACGTCTGTCCAGACTGGAAAAGCGGAGGCTTTCATCCGGAGCTCGGCATACTGTTGTGTCAGAACCGCATACGTGATAAATGGCATCTCGAGGATACTCTGGCTCACGAAATGATCCATTATTTCGATAATATGAAGTGGCAGGTAGACTGGCTGAATCTCAGACACCACGCGTGCTCGGAAATAAGAGCTTCCTCTCTGAGCGGCGAATGCCGATTCTCTCAGGAATTTGCAAGGAGAGGATTTGGTTTCGAGATTAGCAGAGGCCATCAGGAATGTGTCAAGAGAAGGGCCACGATCAGTGTTATGGGGAATCCAAACTGTAAAAATGAGGAGCATGCCAAAGCGGTAGTTGAAGAGGTTTGGGATAGCTGTTTTAATGATACCAGACCTTTCGAAGAGATATATAGGTAG
- a CDS encoding uncharacterized protein (ancestral locus Anc_6.319), translating into MNIWTAASDGRLDVVEQILSRNSGLNANSKDPNGYTAVHAAAAYGHIDLLRKLCKQYGGDINIRDSDGDTPLHHCEDVNTAKVIVEELGGDIALTNDEGKTALQSFEEDAEFPELIQYMRVRSGVPQDQDSLGIDQRQLEQFKDSIRYTLETEPDDTNDPESQARRRKLEQIIQGENAEQELENYIREIIRSQAMNGQASGLEEQANVKRRK; encoded by the coding sequence ATGAATATCTGGACCGCTGCAAGCGACGGCCGCTTGGACGTGGTCGAGCAAATTCTGTCTCGAAACAGCGGGCTAAATGCCAATAGCAAGGACCCCAACGGCTACACAGCGGTGcatgcagcagcagcctACGGACACATCGATCTGCTCAGGAAACTGTGCAAGCAGTACGGCGGCGACATCAACATCAGGGACAGCGACGGAGACACGCCTCTCCACCACTGTGAGGACGTCAACACGGCCAAAGTGATCGTTGAAGAGCTCGGAGGCGACATCGCGCTGACCAATGACGAAGGCAAGACGGCTCTGCAGAGCTTCGAGGAGGACGCAGAGTTCCCAGAGCTCATCCAGTACATGCGGGTCCGGAGCGGCGTCCCACAGGACCAGGACAGTCTGGGGATCGACCAGCGGCAGCTCGAGCAGTTCAAGGACAGCATACGATACACCCTCGAGACCGAGCCCGACGATACCAATGATCCGGAGTCGCAGGCCAGAAGACGGAAGCTGGAGCAGATAATACAGGGCGAGAACGCCGAgcaagagctggaaaacTACATCAGAGAGATCATCAGATCGCAGGCAATGAACGGGCAGGCATCTGGCCTGGAAGAACAGGCCAATGTGAAGCGTAGGAAGTAG
- a CDS encoding uncharacterized protein (ancestral locus Anc_6.320), producing the protein MSSILRPVAKLTEKVAALNEKYLSLSFEEQKNMSFVERVKVYNWTFELISLSIIGLIFLAYKYGVSVNESRAKRLFGSLNGFLQDDLQFARVGFSKGDGSKTPYVEERQKTWFSTFATGRSAIESVSVRVHMFSRSNPVAMLVESLLGLAFPSFVVQDIAEHCEVVIKPNGVFVNSENAKPNADAKEVVGRFKFISAVVNKSSMNELRRDSYYLSLTRTSESDKLPVEYVFMSETNQLNGFITHYTDENFRNLLKKAGKFLQCICFTDLPAKRPLTDKLWEAAQQPRAVIRTKVPTNDQEVALLKQIISSVVEIVDTVTREMVQKSPQVFITSEVLRKSNQLRTQELAKVVKAMQQVEREMAQEKKQEAEKERRRQLKASGQQEKLDQKMKEKRERRLRNKQKVRM; encoded by the coding sequence ATGTCATCCATATTGAGACCCGTGGCTAAGCTCACGGAAAAGGTGGCAGCTTTGAACGAGAAATATCTGTCGCTTTCATTcgaagagcagaagaacaTGTCATTCGTGGAAAGAGTCAAGGTGTACAATTGGACTTTCGAATTGATTTCATTGTCGATAATTGGGCTGATCTTTCTTGCGTACAAGTACGGTGTTTCCGTGAATGAAAGCCGTGCCAAGAGGTTATTTGGGTCGTTGAATGGGTTTCTGCAGGACGATTTACAATTTGCTCGAGTGGGATTCTCGAAAGGAGACGGCTCCAAGACGCCTTACGTTGAGGAGCGTCAGAAAACCTGGTTTTCAACGTTTGCTACTGGGCGCTCGGCTATTGAGAGCGTGAGCGTCAGAGTGCACATGTTCTCTCGCAGCAATCCTGTTGCCATGTTGGTGGAGAGCCTGTTAGGGCTTGCTTTCCCGTCGTTTGTGGTTCAGGATATTGCTGAACACTGTGAGGTTGTCATCAAGCCCAATGGTGTGTTTGTGAATAGCGAGAATGCCAAGCCAAATGCGGATGCGAAAGAGGTGGTCGGTAGGTTCAAGTTCATTAGCGCTGTCGTTAACAAATCTTCAATGAACGAGCTGCGCCGTGATAGCTACTATTTGTCGCTTACTCGCACGTCTGAGAGCGACAAGTTGCCTGTGGAATATGTGTTTATGTCGGAAACCAACCAGTTGAACGGCTTCATCACACATTACACTGATGAAAACTTCCggaatttgttgaaaaaagCTGGCAAATTTTTGCAGTGTATCTGCTTCACAGATTTGCCTGCTAAGAGACCACTTACTGACAAGCTATGGGAGGCTGCCCAGCAGCCCCGTGCTGTCATTCGTACCAAGGTTCCAACAAATGACCAAGAAGTGGCCCTCTTGAAGCAGATAATCAGCTCAGTGGTTGAGATCGTCGATACCGTTACGCGCGAAATGGTCCAGAAATCTCCACAAGTGTTCATCACCAGCGAAGTCCTGAGAAAATCAAACCAATTGCGTACCCAAGAGCTAGCCAAAGTCGTGAAGGCGATGCAACAAGTCGAGAGGGAAATGGCTCAGGAAAAGAAGCAGGAGGCCGAGAAGGAGAGAAGACGTCAGTTGAAGGCTTCCGGTCAACAGGAAAAGCTAGATCaaaagatgaaggagaaaagagaaagacGTTTGAGAAACAAGCAGAAAGTCAGAATGTGA
- the MRPL50 gene encoding mitochondrial 54S ribosomal protein bL9m MRPL50 (ancestral locus Anc_6.321), with product MFRATAVRLSALSKRTRRVRVQLLKDFPMFNLYMGQVTKVKPSFMRNYLHNFNGARYVMSESDIDLELLSRSQARDTLAKEKSNVETKTVDRVEASGKVSPKKTSGNADDKTTRESKQKREKPKGILEKNITIEDVKIPGLEL from the coding sequence ATGTTTAGAGCTACTGCCGTCCGGTTGAGCGCCCTGTCTAAGCGTACCAGGAGGGTGAGGGTccaattgttgaaagatTTCCCCATGTTCAACCTTTATATGGGCCAAGTGACAAAGGTAAAGCCTTCTTTCATGCGAAACTATCTGCACAATTTCAACGGAGCTCGCTATGTGATGTCTGAAAGCGATATCGATCTGGAGCTGTTGAGTCGAAGTCAAGCTAGAGACACGTTAGCCAAGGAGAAGTCAAACGTCGAGACGAAGACCGTGGATAGAGTGGAAGCATCAGGCAAGGTATCGCCCAAGAAGACGAGTGGGAACGCAGACGACAAGACAACGAGAGAATCTAAGCAAAAGCGGGAAAAGCCAAAGGGCATACTGGAGAAAAATATTACTATTGAGGATGTCAAGATCCCTGGCCTTGAACTTTAA
- the RSC6 gene encoding Rsc6p (ancestral locus Anc_6.322), with amino-acid sequence MSGARAMKSNLPNQSTIGGAGGTPVSQTGREANGGTMGQQTNPIPTTQPTDSYIPKYLSDLVPELGLYEKLIESEKRIDVYLARKKIDLRQSVSQWNNSKTSQNAQSKKDVKYLRVYVSNIAEDQPWQNPEKESSDGTWTMRIEGRLLDNRDVQDPERPKFSSFLQAIAVDFKKPKTQENNEDKNEEKGNEQDVAMAGTEENDAENMLNISMPLQLPGGTGDLSANGDSSRQPKDGNQGSNTEKAASDIADAVEWHFDPKNPVEFDGLDIKRPGSENVDCTITIQPQGLTGDDLEYSPDLAALIGISHGSLHEALYSLYKYILMNNLLINDVSETQATINSSSDSTKGEKTMVQLDAYLQRLLPKKPPTDEEPKTTILKLSEIPPLINAHISPIPPIKIDYTIRVDKASTYGELVFDLEVPGHDPHSPGGKPRDELAEEGISLLADFNKLTSELQTELQKLDARTNALQLQLNASSNRYQFYHKLSQDPVRFLQDYMASMANALRVLSGDERFNEDSVRRSQFYKENQAMLFENLGVLLANGRM; translated from the coding sequence ATGAGCGGTGCCAGAGCCATGAAATCTAATTTGCCCAATCAATCTACTATTGGAGGTGCTGGTGGGACGCCGGTTTCACAAACAGGCAGAGAGGCGAACGGAGGAACAATGGGACAGCAGACTAATCCGATTCCAACCACACAGCCCACTGATTCGTACATACCCAAATATTTGAGCGATTTGGTGCCTGAACTGGGCCTGTACGAGAAATTGATAGAGTCTGAGAAGAGGATTGACGTGTACTTAGCCAGAAAAAAGATCGACCTTCGTCAAAGTGTCTCGCAATGGAATAACTCCAAGACGAGTCAGAATGCTCAGAGCAAGAAGGACGTCAAGTATCTTCGAGTGTACGTGTCGAACATCGCAGAGGACCAGCCGTGGCAGAACCCGGAGAAGGAGTCTTCCGATGGCACTTGGACTATGAGAATCGAGGGCAGATTGCTGGACAATAGGGATGTGCAAGACCCTGAGAGGCCCAAGTTCAGCTCTTTCCTGCAAGCTATCGCTGTTgacttcaagaagccaaagacGCAAGAGAATAACGAAGATAAGAACGAGGAAAAAGGCAATGAACAGGACGTAGCGATGGCCGGTACGGAGGAGAACGATGCCGAGAATATGCTCAATATATCAATGCCGCTCCAGCTACCAGGAGGTACCGGGGATTTGAGCGCAAACGGGGACAGTTCGAGACAGCCCAAGGACGGAAATCAGGGAAGCAACACAGAAAAAGCAGCTAGCGATATTGCAGATGCGGTCGAATGGCACTTCGATCCAAAGAATCCGGTTGAGTTTGACGGCTTAGACATCAAGAGACCTGGATCTGAAAACGTAGACTGTACGATCACCATCCAGCCACAGGGGCTGACGGGAGACGACCTTGAGTATTCTCCCGACTTGGCAGCTTTGATCGGTATCTCGCATGGCTCGCTACATGAAGCGTTGTATTCTCTTTACAAGTACATTTTGATGAACAATCTGCTTATCAACGACGTCTCCGAGACACAGGCCACCATCAACAGCTCTTCAGATAGCACCAAGGGCGAAAAGACAATGGTTCAACTTGACGCctatcttcaaagattGCTTCCCAAAAAGCCACCCACCGATGAGGAGCCCAAGACAACCATACTGAAGCTGTCAGAAATCCCGCCTCTCATCAATGCTCACATATCGCCTATCCCACCCATCAAGATCGACTACACAATACGAGTGGACAAAGCTTCAACCTACGGCGAACTAGTGTTCGATCTTGAAGTTCCAGGTCACGACCCCCACTCCCCCGGCGGCAAGCCACGGGATGAGCTAGCTGAAGAAGGCATAAGCCTGCTTGCGGACTTCAACAAGCTTACCAGCGAGCTGCAAACCGAGCTACAAAAACTGGACGCTCGCACCAACGCGCTTCAATTACAACTCAACGCAAGCTCCAATAGGTACCAGTTCTACCATAAGCTTTCACAGGACCCGGTTCGCTTTTTACAGGACTACATGGCCTCGATGGCTAATGCTCTGAGGGTTTTGTCGGGAGACGAGCGCTTCAACGAAGATAGCGTGAGACGGTCGCAATTTTATAAGGAGAACCAAGCCATGCTATTCGAGAACCTAGGAGTGCTGCTCGCCAATGGCAGGATGTGA
- the THR4 gene encoding threonine synthase THR4 (ancestral locus Anc_6.323), whose protein sequence is MVTASQVYRSTRSSAPETKSFEEVVIQGLASDGGLFIPPTIPQVSQEILFSKWSKLSFQDLAFEIMRLYVAQDEIPDADLKDLIQRSYSTFRASDVTPLAKNVTGDKENLHILELFHGPTYAFKDVALQFLGNLFEYFLQKTNKDLPQEQRKKITVVGATSGDTGSAAIYGLRGKKDISVFILYPTGRISPIQEEQMTTVPDKNVQTLSVKGTFDNCQDIVKAIFGDKDFNSRHNVGAVNSINWARILAQMTYYFYSYFQATGGEADKVKFVVPSGNFGDILAGYFAKKMGLPIEKLVIATNENDILDRFLKSGTYERSDKVAATLSPAMDILISSNFERLLWYLAYENLTSHDALKAGDICNTWFQELKTKGSFTVDKVVIEGALKDFSSERVSNAETTATIKKMYQDSQRPEKYILDPHTAVGVCATERLIASDDDSSLHYISLSTAHPAKFADAVNDALASYSDYSFEKDVLPEELKKLGNLEKKIKLVEKADTELVKTVIEEELAKMGL, encoded by the coding sequence ATGGTTACAGCTTCTCAAGTTTACAGATCCACCAGATCTTCCGCTCCAGAGACTAAAAGCTTCGAAGAAGTGGTTATTCAAGGTTTGGCTAGCGATGGTGGTTTGTTCATCCCACCAACTATCCCACAAGTTTCTCAGGAGATTCTCTTTAGCAAGTGGTCGAAACTCTCCTTCCAAGATCTCGCTTTCGAGATCATGAGATTGTACGTTGCTCAGGATGAAATTCCTGATGCtgatttgaaagatttgaTCCAAAGATCGTACTCCACATTCCGTGCCTCTGACGTTACGCCGTTGGCCAAGAATGTTACTGGTGATAAGGAGAATCTACATAttttggaacttttccacGGACCAACTTACGCCTTTAAGGACGTGGCCCTACAGTTTTTGGGTAACCTGTTTGAGTATTTCCTGCAAAAGACTAACAAAGACTTGCCCCAAGagcagagaaagaagattACTGTGGTGGGAGCCACTTCCGGTGACACTGGGTCTGCTGCCATCTACGGTTTAAGAGGTAAGAAGGACATTTCTGTTTTCATCCTGTATCCAACTGGTAGAATCTCACCGATTCAAGAGGAACAAATGACAACCGTTCCAGATAAGAATGTGCAGACGTTGTCTGTCAAGGGGACTTTCGACAACTGTCAGGACATTGTGAAGGCTATTTTTGGTGATAAAGATTTTAACTCTAGACACAACGTCGGTGCCGTCAACTCCATTAACTGGGCTAGAATTTTGGCTCAAATGACTTACTACTTCTATTCATACTTCCAAGCAACTGGCGGCGAGGCCGATAAAGTCAAATTCGTTGTCCCAAGTGGTAACTTCGGTGACATCTTGGCAGGTTATTTCGCTAAGAAAATGGGTTTGCCAATTGAGAAACTAGTTATCGCCACAAATGAGAACGACATTCTAGATCGATTCTTGAAGTCCGGTACTTATGAACGTTCTGATAAAGTTGCCGCCACCCTATCGCCAGCCATGGATATCTTGATATCTTCGAACTTCGAAAGACTACTCTGGTATCTAGCTTACGAGAACTTGACAAGCCACgatgctttgaaagctggGGATATCTGTAACACCTGGTTCCAAGAGCTGAAGACTAAGGGCAGCTTTACCGTGGACAAAGTCGTTATTGAAGGAGCGCTAAAGGACTTCTCCTCGGAGAGAGTTTCTAATGCTGAAACTACGGCCACCATCAAGAAAATGTATCAAGATTCTCAACGCCCAGAGAAGTATATCCTTGATCCTCACACTGCTGTCGGTGTCTGTGCTACTGAAAGATTGATTGCTTCAGACGACGATTCATCTCTGCATTACATTTCTCTCTCTACCGCTCACCCAGCTAAGTTTGCCGATGCCGTCAACGACGCTTTGGCCTCCTACAGTGATTACTCTTTCGAGAAGGATGTGTTGCCCGAGGAGCTAAAGAAGTTGGGAAAcctggagaagaagatcaaactAGTGGAAAAAGCTGATACAGAGTTAGTTAAAACTGTCATCGAGGAGGAGCTTGCAAAGATGGGATTGTGA
- the CTR86 gene encoding Ctr86p (ancestral locus Anc_6.324): MPSEAVSSVRQLLLTFEATLRTSPTNIDAYNGLLGHLGEIVQISAKDESFRMELASSEELWSRFKVAIGKAREVAGMVMSDQETSFIYVRTLRGLTLLLRNMSACDLPFPRQMKFLDECTVTFLRIAQLNPNIDEMLISYYTITTGFLHNITKDMTAYENMALEPLMRFLEYPTEHLINDQKLSYCYCTLFLNLTASEDFLYAFFRQTSCSKIIHDNILGGVARHHSVILKGLGKVNADEEKYEITSLDAVLLKTFARLAANESFGHYLVQCERENADVFFDVLKCLRLVVTSSERWDKFTLTVLMTWCFPIFERAAQSTVSYLEKKATDEQEAIILHNKLTMTMDIMSTLAQYDHVQKFLLSYGALEILIRLLRALQNNLVRINFYKNPNGTIKGLKTTDGLGSELTDEQLLSKRIDYSNFHIKATNFPECKLLIIEILTTLIHNRRDVQDKVRELGGLELILSNCTIDDNDPFIKERSVICIKFLLKDNAPNQDFVAKLEAKKVVQEEALSTAGYEVRINSSGELKLDTISDDKCDGT, translated from the coding sequence ATGCCTAGCGAAGCCGTGAGCTCTGTACGGCAGCTACTGTTAACCTTTGAGGCGACGTTACGGACCAGTCCGACTAATATTGATGCTTACAATGGCTTATTGGGTCATCTGGGTGAAATAGTGCAGATATCAGCCAAGGACGAAAGCTTCCGGATGGAACTGGCCTCATCTGAGGAGCTATGGAGCAGATTTAAAGTTGCAATTGGAAAAGCTAGGGAAGTTGCTGGCATGGTAATGAGTGATCAAGAGACAAGCTTTATCTACGTGCGAACACTGAGAGGCCTCACACTATTACTGAGGAACATGTCAGCCTGTGATCTGCCGTTTCCACggcagatgaaatttctGGATGAGTGTACTGTGACGTTTTTGCGAATCGCACAACTGAATCCCAACATTGATGAAATGTTGATCTCCTACTACACTATTACTACAGGCTTTTTGCATAATATCACCAAAGACATGACTGCATATGAAAATATGGCTTTGGAACCATTGATGCGTTTTCTGGAGTATCCAACTGAGCATCTTATCAACGATCAAAAGCTCTCTTACTGCTATTGCACGCTGTTTTTGAATTTAACTGCCAGCGAAGACTTCCTGTATGCTTTCTTCAGGCAGACGTCTTGTAGCAAAATAATACATGACAACATACTTGGAGGCGTCGCCAGACATCACTCCGTCATACTCAAGGGCCTAGGTAAGGTGAATGCCGATGAAGAGAAGTACGAGATCACCTCGCTGGATGCGGTTTTATTGAAAACATTCGCTAGGCTTGCTGCTAATGAATCGTTTGGTCACTATTTAGTTCAATGCGAGAGGGAGAATGCTGACGTGTTTTTTGATGTGCTGAAATGTCTACGACTTGTGGTAACAAGTAGTGAAAGGTGGGACAAGTTTACACTTACTGTATTGATGACTTGGTGCTTTCCAATATTTGAAAGGGCCGCCCAATCTACTGTATCAtacttggagaagaaagctacAGATGAGCAGGAGGCAATTATCTTACACAATAAGCTTACTATGACGATGGACATAATGTCTACCCTGGCCCAATATGATCATGttcaaaaatttcttctgtcATATGGTGCCTTAGAGATTCTAATTAGATTACTGAGAGCCTTGCAGAACAACCTGGTTCGCATTAACTTTTACAAGAACCCCAATGGCACCATCAAGGGACTGAAGACGACCGATGGCCTGGGAAGTGAACTTACTGATGAGCAGCTACTTTCCAAGAGAATTGATTACAGCAACTTTCACATAAAAGCGACAAATTTTCCAGAATGCAAATTATTGATCATTGAAATACTGACTACGCTCATTCACAATAGACGGGACGTTCAGGATAAAGTACGGGAATTAGGCGGCTTAGAACTGATTCTTTCTAATTGCACAATAGATGATAATGATCCATTTATTAAGGAGAGAAGTGTGATATGCATCAAGTTTCTGCTAAAAGATAATGCTCCCAACCAAGATTTCGTTGCTAAGCTTGAAGCGAAGAAAGTAGTTCAGGAGGAAGCTTTGTCTACCGCAGGCTACGAAGTTAGAATAAATAGTTCCGGCGAACTGAAATTGGACACAATAAGTGACGACAAATGCGATGGAACATAG
- the PWP2 gene encoding snoRNA-binding rRNA-processing protein PWP2 (ancestral locus Anc_6.325), whose amino-acid sequence MKSDFKFSNLLGTVYRQGNIVFSHDGRQLLSPVGNRVSVFDLVNNKSFTFEYEHRKNVATLDLNGQGTLLISVDEDGRAILVNFKTRSVLHHFNFKERCYSIKFSPDGKLCALATGRFLQIWRTPEAGEDRQFAPFVRYRVQAGHFQDIVSLTWSQDSRFIITSSKDLTARIWSVDSEDKDLASTTFAGHREVVLGAFFSADQEKIYTVSKDGALFKWEYAPKDPEDEEDLSKYSWRITQKHFFHNEQNKVKCVTFHPQSNILVVGFNNGEFRLYELPDFTLIQQLSMGQNPINTVSINSSGEWLAFGSSKLGQLLVYEWQSESYILKQQGHFDSLNGLAYSPDGSRVVTAAEDGKIKVWDVVSGFCLVTLEGHTSSVTAVQFAKKGQVLFSCSLDGTVRAWDLIRYRNFRVFTAAERIQFSCLAVDPSGECVCAGSIDSFDIHVWSVQTAQLLDSLSGHEGPVSCLSFSQENSVLASASWDKTIRIWSIFGRSQQVEPIEVYSDVLALTTRPDGKQVAVSTLKGQISIFDIESGKQVGNIDCRRDIISGRHLEDRFTAKNSERSKHFTTINYSFDGRAIVAGGNNNSICLYDIPNEVLLKRFVVSRNMTLNGTMEFLNSSRMTEAGSLDLIDEDGDNSDLEDRIDNTLPGSRRGGDLSTRRIRPEIKVTSVQFSPTANAFAAASTEGLLIYSVDDSFVFDPFDLDVDVTPQTTLNALQEKEYLNAFVMAFRLNEEYLIHKIYETIPVSEISLVSARLPVVYLARVLKFIGDLAMESRHIEFNLLWIKALLSAHGSYIYARKHEFGTATRSIQRFIGRVARDVVSASTKNKYACNFITNTSATAPSEHLDEEVRLDGGGDEDSDQDMSAASDEEEAWTGFDEKVKNLPLEQKVEDSDDEELV is encoded by the coding sequence ATGAAGTCTGATTTTAAGTTCTCGAATCTATTGGGTACTGTTTACAGGCAGGGAAATATCGTTTTCTCGCACGACGGAAGGCAATTGCTGTCGCCAGTTGGCAATAGAGTTTCAGTGTTTGACCTGGTCAACAATAAATCGTTTACTTTCGAGTATGAGCACAGGAAAAATGTTGCAACGCTAGATTTGAACGGACAGGGTACGCTTCTGATCTCTGTAGATGAAGATGGTCGTGCGATTTTAGTGAATTTCAAGACGAGAAGCGTGCTGCACCATTTCAATTTTAAAGAGCGTTGTTACAGCATCAAATTCAGTCCTGATGGAAAGCTGTGTGCCCTGGCGACAGGCAGATTTCTGCAGATTTGGAGGACTCCTGAGGCCGGGGAAGACCGCCAGTTTGCGCCGTTCGTTCGCTATCGTGTCCAGGCTGGCCATTTCCAAGACATCGTGTCGCTTACGTGGTCCCAGGACTCCAGATTTATCATAACTAGTTCAAAGGATTTGACGGCGAGAATATGGTCTGTCGACTCTGAGGATAAGGATCTGGCGTCTACCACGTTTGCGGGTCATAGAGAGGTCGTTCTGGGTGCGTTTTTCAGCGCAGACCAGGAGAAGATATATACCGTCAGCAAGGATGGTGCGTTGTTCAAATGGGAATACGCTCCTAAAGATCCtgaggacgaggaagaccTCTCGAAGTACAGCTGGAGAATTACCCAGAAGCACTTTTTTCATAACGAACAGAACAAGGTCAAATGCGTTACTTTCCACCCGCAGTCCAATATCTTGGTTGTGGGGTTTAACAATGGTGAGTTCCGACTTTATGAGTTGCCTGATTTTACgctcatccagcagctctcTATGGGCCAAAATCCAATCAACACAGTGAGTATAAATTCTTCGGGAGAATGGCTTGCTTTTGGCTCTAGTAAGCTGGGGCAGCTGTTGGTATATGAGTGGCAGTCAGAATCGTACATTTTAAAGCAGCAGGGGCATTTCGACTCGCTGAATGGGTTGGCCTATTCGCCAGACGGCTCGAGAGTGGTCACAGCAGCTGAGGATGGTAAAATCAAAGTTTGGGACGTTGTATCAGGATTTTGTTTGGTTACGCTGGAAGGACACACATCTTCAGTCACTGCTGTTCAGTTTGCGAAGAAAGGCCAGGTTCTGTTTTCCTGTTCTTTAGATGGTACAGTCAGAGCCTGGGATCTCATAAGGTATCGTAATTTCAGAGTATTCACTGCTGCGGAGAGAATACAGTTCAGCTGTCTGGCGGTGGATCCATCTGGTGAATGTGTTTGTGCGGGCTCCATCGACAGCTTCGACATTCACGTCTGGTCTGTTCAGACTGCTCAATTGTTGGACTCCTTATCAGGACATGAGGGCCCCGTCTCCTGCCTATCGTTCAGCCAGGAAAATAGCGTGTTGGCCTCTGCCTCTTGGGATAAGACTATCAGGATATGGTCCATATTTGGTAGATCTCAACAAGTGGAACCGATTGAAGTTTATTCGGACGTCTTGGCTCTAACGACTAGGCCTGACGGTAAGCAAGTCGCCGTGTCAACCTTGAAAGGACAGATCTCAATATTCGACATCGAAAGTGGTAAGCAAGTGGGCAATATTGATTGTAGAAGAGACATCATCTCAGGCAGACATCTCGAGGATAGATTTACAGCAAAGAACTCAGAAAGATCTAAACATTTCACTACGATTAACTACAGTTTTGACGGCCGGGCCATCGTAGCTGGCGGTAACAACAATTCCATTTGTCTTTACGATATTCCTAACGAAGTGctgctgaaaagattcGTCGTCTCAAGAAATATGACGTTAAATGGTACTATGGAGTTCCTGAATAGCAGTAGAATGACAGAAGCTGGCTCTCTCGATCTGATTGACGAGGACGGAGATAATTCAGACTTAGAGGACCGCATAGACAACACACTTCCTggttcaagaagaggcgGCGATTTATCCACGAGAAGAATCAGACCCGAAATAAAGGTGACTTCCGTACAGTTCTCACCAACAGCAAATGCCTTCGCCGCCGCTTCGACGGAGGGTTTGCTAATTTATTCCGTGGACGACTCTTTCGTATTTGATCCATTCGATTTGGACGTCGATGTCACTCCTCAAACGACTTTGAACGCATTACAAGAGAAAGAGTATTTGAACGCCTTTGTCATGGCATTCAGATTAAACGAAGAATATTTGATTCACAAGATCTATGAGACAATTCCGGTATCGGAGATATCTCTTGTCAGCGCCAGGCTGCCTGTCGTATATCTCGCTCGTGTGCTCAAGTTCATTGGTGATTTAGCCATGGAGTCCCGCCATATTGAGTTCAATCTGCTGTGGATCAAAGCCCTACTATCAGCCCATGGAAGCTACATTTACGCAAGAAAACATGAGTTCGGCACAGCAACCAGATCGATACAGAGGTTCATAGGCAGAGTAGCGAGAGACGTCGTAAGTGCCTCAACGAAGAACAAATATGCATGTAACTTCATCACTAATACAAGTGCAACAGCGCCCTCAGAGCATCTCGACGAAGAAGTTCGACTTGACGGTGGCGGCGATGAAGATTCGGACCAAGATATGTCGGCCGcttctgatgaagaggaagcttGGACGGGATTCGACGAGAAAGTAAAGAATCTACCTCTAGAACAGAAAGTTGAAGATTcggatgatgaagaattaGTATAG